The following is a genomic window from Bosea sp. RAC05.
GGGGACGATCAGGAGGACACGGGCGATGAGCGAGATCATGGACGAGGCACCGGCACGGCCAAGGGGCGGCCGCGAGGATGAGGATAGGCCGGTGCGGGTGGACGGCTTTGTTTTCGATCAACGTGGACCGGAGGAACGTCAGCCCTCCCCCCGCTCGCTCCGCAGCTTCTCCCAATACTCCAGCCGCTTGCGGATCTCGCGCTCGAAGCCGCGTTCGGGCGGGTCGTAGAAGCGCTGGCGGCCCAGCGCGTCGGGCCAGTAGTCCTGGCCGGAGAAGGCGTCGGGCGCATCGTGGTCGTAGGCGTAGTCCGCGCCATAGCCCTCCTGCTTCATCAGCTTGGTCGGCGCGTTCAGGATCGTCTTGGGCGGCATCAGCGAGCCGCGCTCGGCCGCGACCCGGCGGGCGGCCTTGTAGGCCTTGTAGGCGGCGTTCGATTTGGGCGCGGTGGCGAGGTAGATCACCGTGTTGGCGAGCGCGAGTTCCCCCTCCGGCGAGCCGAGCTGCTCATAGGTCTCGGCCGCGGCGCGGGCATGGACCAGCGCCTGCGGGTCGGCGAGCCCGATATCCTCGACCGCCATCCGCACCAGCCGCCGCGCCAGGAAGCGCGGGTCCTCGCCGGCATCGAGCATGCGGGCGAAATAGTAGAGCGCCGCATCCGGATCCGAGCCGCGGATCGTCTTGTGCAGGGCCGAGATCAGGTTGTAGTGGCCGTCCTGCGCCTTGTCGTAGATCGGTGCGCGGCGCTGGATCACCTCGCCCAAACCCGCCTCGTCGAAGATCTCGCCCGGCTTGGCGGCGCGCCACAATTCCTCGGCCAGCGTCAGCACGGCGCGCCCGTCGCCATCGGCGAAGCGCGCGAGCGCCAGCCTCGCCTCCGGCGTCAAAGGCAGCTGGCGGTTCTCCAAAAGCTCCGCCCGGCCGAGCAGGAAGAGCAGCGCGCCCTCGTCGAGCGACTTGAAGGTCAGCACCCGCGCCCGCGACAACAGCGCGGCATTGAGCGCGAAGGAGGGGTTTTCGGTGGTGGCGCCGACCAGCGTGATCGTGCCGTCCTCCATCACGGGCAGGAAGGCGTCGAGCTGGGCCCGGTTGAAGCGGTGGATCTCGTCGACGAAGAGCAGCGTGCCCTTGCCGCCGAGGCGGCGCCCGCGCGCCTGCTCGAACACCTTCTTGAGATCGGCGATGCCGGAGAAGATCGCGCTGATCTGCTCGAAGCCGAGATCGACCTGCCCCGCCAGCAGCCGCGCCACGGTGGTCTTGCCGGTGCCGGGCGGGCCCCAGAAGATCAGGCTGCCGAGCGAGCCGGATTGCACCAGCCGTGTCAGCGCGCCGTCCGGCCCAGTCAGATGCTCCTGGCCCGCGACCTCGCCCAATGTCGTCGGCCGCATCCGGTCGGCGAGCGGGCGTGGCCCGGACTTGTCCAGCCCCGAGGCGGCGAAAAGGTCGCTCACCCCGGGAAGACCGAGGTCACGCTCTGGCCGCCGCGCGAGATCGTCACCTCCCAGGAGCGCTTGCGCTCCCTCAGCGCCGCCTCGACGTCGCGCGAGCGCGTCATCGCCTCGCCGTTCAGCGCCTGGATGATGTCGCCCTTCTGGAAGCCGACGCGGGCGGCCGTGCTGCCCTCCTCGATCGCAGCGACGACGACGCCCTCGGTGCCGGCGTCGATGGCGAGTTCCTCGGCCAGCGCCGGCGACAGGTTCATCACGGTGATGCCCGACAGCGGCGTGCGCCCCGCCAGCGTCACCGGCTCGCGCGGCCGCAGTTCGGGCGCCGGCACCAGCTTCACCGGCAGCACGACGCGCTTGCCGGAGCGCAGCACGGTCAGCGTCGCCACGCCGCCGAGTGGGCGCGTCGCGAAGCGGTAGCCGAAGGATTCGGGATCGTCGACGGCGAACCCGTCGACCGCCAAGATGACGTCGGAGCGGCGCAGCCCCCCCTCCGCCGCCGGGCCCTTCTCGACCACGCCCGCCACCACGGAGCCGGCCGGCCGGTCGAGGCCGAGCCCGTCGGCGACATCGGGCGTCAGCGCCTGCAGCCTTGCGCCGAACCAGGGCCGCCGCACCGTCGTGGCGCCCGTCCGGGCGCTCTCGACGACCACCCGCACCATGGCGGCGGGAATGGCGAAGCCGATGCCGTGGCTGCCGCCAGAGCGCGAGAAGATCGCCGTGTTGATGCCGATGACGCGCCCCTGCATGTCGACCAGCGCGCCGCCGGAGTTACCGGGGTTGATGGCGGCGTCTGTCTGGATGAAGGACTGCGCGTCGCCGACGCCGATCTGCGTGCGCGCCAGTGCCGAGACGATGCCCTGCGTCACGGTCTGGCCGACGCCGAACGGGTTGCCGATCGCCAGCACGATGTCGCCGATCTCGACCTTGTCGGAATCGGCGAGCTCGATCGCCACGAGGTCCTTGGCGGTCTTGAGCTTGAGCACGGCGAGATCGGTGCGCGGATCGCGCAGCAGGATCGTCGCCTCGACCTCGCGCTTGTCGGCGAAGGCGACCTTGACCTCGCTCATGCCCTCGATGACGTGGTTGTTGGTGACGACGAGCCCGCTCGCATCGACCACCACGCCCGAGCCGAGCGAGCGCTGCACCCGCTCCTGCGGCACGCCGAAGCCCCGGTCGCCGAAGAAGCGCCGGAAGAAGGGATCGTCCATGAAGGGGTTGCGCGGCTGCTTCTCGACGCGCGCGCCATAGACGTTGACGACCGCGCCGGCGCTCTTCTTGACGACGCCGGAGAACGACAGCGAGATCTCCTGGCGCGACTCCGGCACCTGCCGGAGCGGCGTCTGCGCCGCCACGGGCCCTGCGGCCAGCGACGACACCATCAGCGCCGCCGCGAGGAGGGCCCCGCGGGAAAAGGTGGCCTTGCGCTGCATCTGGCGTCTCCTCTGCGACCGGCGCGACTCATCGCGAGAGATAGGCCGATGGCAGGGCGATTTCCAGCGTGGAGCCGCCGCCACGCCCCGGCGCTACTTGTCCTGCAGCAGCAGGCGGTACTTCTCGATCTCGGCCGGGACCATCTTCGCCACGAAGGCCGGCGACATTTCCTCCGCCGTCGGAACGACCGAGGACAGGGTCTTGAACCGCTCCTGCAGGTTGGGGCTCGCCAGCGCCGTGCGCAGCGCCGCATTCAGCTTGGCGATGACGGGCTCGGGCGTGTTCTTCGGCACGAAGATCGCGTTCCAGCCCTGGGCCTGGAAGGCGGGCAGCCCGGCCTCGACCGAGGTCGGCACCTGAGGCAGGCTCGCCAGCCGGTCCGGCGTCGCGACGACGAGCGCCCTCACCTTCTCGCCCTGCACCGCCCCCGACAGCGAGGTCGCGGCATCGCAGACACCGTCGATCTGGCCGCCCATCAGATCGTTGAGCGCCGGCCCCGCGCCGCGATAGCTCACGAGCGCGACGTCGACGCCCGACGCCTTGATGAAGGTCCGGCAGATCAGATAGTTCGACGAGCCGACGCCGGCATGGCCGAGGCTGATCTTGCCGGGGTTGGCCTTCGCATAGGCGACGAACTCGGCCAGCGTCTTGGCCGGGAAATCGAGCTTCAGCGCGATCATCGGCGAGGTCTTGGCGACGAGGCCGACCGGCGCGAAATCCGCGTTGGTGTATTTCAGGTCGGGATAGATCGTGTAGGAGGCGGCGTTGGTGCCGCTGTTGCCGATGACGATGGTGTAGCCGTCGGGCTCGGCCCGCGAGGCCCGCGACAGGGCGGTCGCCCCGCCCGCCCCGCCCATGTTCTCCATCACGATGCGCTGCCCGAGCACGCGCCCCATCTCGTCGCCGACGAGCCGCGCGATCACATCCGACGAGCCGCCGGCCGCGAACGGCACGATCATGGTGATCGTCTTGGCGGGGTAGTCCTGCGCGGAGGCGGACTGAGAGCCCAGGGCCAGCATCGCACCCAGGATCAAACCGGCCGTCTTTTTCATCGTCATGTTCGTTTCCCCCTGACGGCGAGAGACGCCGTCTTGATTCATTGGCGGAAAGCGTAGTCGCGAAGCCGCAGGCCGCCAAGGGAGCGCACCGCGTCGTCCTCACCGCCCGCCAACGAAAAAGGGCGGCCCGAGGGCCGCCCTTCGAAACTGCCGGACCAGGGAAACCCTCAGGCCGCCTCGTCGTCCGCCGTGAAGACCGGGCCGGAATCCTTGCCCTTGGCCTCGACGTCGCGATCGACGAACTCGATCACGGCCAGCGGGGCGTTGTCGCCGAAGCGGAAGCCCGCCTTCATGATGCGCAGATAGCCGCCATTGCGCTCCTTGTAGCGCGGGCCGAGAACCGCGAAGAGCTTGCCGACCAGGGCGACGTCCTTGATCTGCGCGATCGCCTGGCGGCGGGCATGCAGGTCGCCGCGCTTGGCGAGCGTGATCAGCTTCTCGACGACCGGACGCAGGTCCTTGGCCTTCGGCAGCGTGGTGGTGATCTGCTCGTGCTTGATCAGGGCCTGGGACATGTTGGCGAACATCGCCTTGCGGTGCTCGACCGAGCGGTTGAAACGACGACCGCGGAAACCGTGACGCATGGGTGGCTCCTTCGTGATTTACGGCCGCCGTGCCACGGTACGGCCGTTCTTTGTGCTCCGGCGCTCAGGCGCCGGGCGGGGAAACGGCGCGGGAACGAGCCCGCGCCGGTGGGATCAGTAGTGCTCCTCGAAGCGCTTCGCGAGCTCTTCGATGTTCTCCGGCGGCCAGCCGGTGACGTCCATGCCGAGATGCAGGCCCATGGTGGCGAGGACCTCCTTGATCTCGTTCAGCGACTTGCGGCCGAAGTTCGGGGTGCGCAGCATCTCGCCCTCCGACTTCTGGATGAGGTCGCCGATATAGACGATGTTGTCGTTCTTCAGGCAGTTCGCCGAACGCACCGAAAGCTCGAGCTCGTCGACCTTCTTGAGCAGCGCCGGGTTGAAGGGCAGCTGCGGCGCGGTCGAGACGGCCTCTTCCTTGCGCGGCTCCTCGAAGGTGATGAAGACGGCGAGCTGGTCCTGCAGGATGCGGGCGGCCAGCGCCAGCGCGTCCTCGGGCGTCACCGAGCCGTTGGTCTCGATGTTCAGGGTCAGCATGTCGCGATCGAGGTTCTGGCCCTCGCGGGTGTTCTCGACGCGATAGGAGACCTTCTTGACCGGCGAGTACAGGCTGTCGACCGGGATCAGGCCGATCGGCGCGTCCTCGGGGCGGTTCTGCTCGGAGGGGACGTAGCCCTTGCCGGTGTTGACGGTGAACTCCATGCGGATCTCGGAGCCCTCGTCCAGCGTGCAGAGCACGAGGTCGGGGTTCAGGATCGAGACGTCGCCGACGGTGTTGATGTCGCCGGCCGTGACGATGCCCGGGCCGGTCTTGCGCAGGGTCATGCGCTTGGGGCCTTCGCCCTGCATCTTGACCGCGATCGCCTTGATGTTGAGGACGATGTCGGTGACGTCCTCACGCACGCCGGGGATCGAGGAGAACTCGTGCAGCACGCCGTCGATCTGGACGGCGGTGACGGCCGCGCCCTGCAGTGAGGAGAGCAGCACGCGACGCAGCGCGTTGCCGAGGGTCATGCCGAAGCCGCGCTCCAGCGGACGCGCGATGACGGTGGCCTGACGCTTCGGATCGTCGCCGACCTTGATTTCGAGCTTGTTGGGCTTTGACAGATCCTGCCAGTTCTTGCTGATCACGACCGCACTCCTGGTGCTTGAATTCAATGGCGGCGGCGGGCCGCCCCGGACAGGCGCCCGCCGGTGCGGGCGCCTCGAAGCACGCGCGTCAGACGCGACGGCGCTTGCGCGGACGGCAGCCGTTATGCGGGATCGGCGTCACGTCGCGGATCGAGGTCACGGTGAAGCCCGCGGCCTGCAGCGCGCGAAGGGCCGACTCACGACCCGAACCCGGGCCGGTGACCTCGACCTCGAGGGTGCGCATGCCATGCTCGGCGGCCTTGCGGGCGGCGTCCTCGGCGGCGACCTGCGCGGCGTAGGGGGTCGACTTGCGCGAGCCCTTGAAGCCCATCGTGCCGGCCGACGACCACGAGATCGTGTTGCCCTGCGCGTCGGTGATGGTGATCATGGTGTTGTTGAACGAGGCGTTCACATGGGCGACGCCGGAGACGATGTTCTTGCGTTCGCGGCGGCGAACGCGCTGGGCTTCCTTGGCCATAGTCTTTTCTCTTGTCCTTCAGGCGCGCCCGTGATGCCAGGCGCTGGGGATGCCGCCCGCCCCGAGGGGGTCAGGCGGCGCAAAGCAGCGGGCCGGAGAACCGGCCCGCCGAAATCACTTCTTCTTGCCGGCGATCGGCTTCGCCTTGCCCTTGCGGGTGCGGGCGTTGGTGTGGGTGCGCTGGCCGCGGACCGGCAGCGAGCGGCGATGGCGCAGGCCGCGATAGCAGCCGAGATCCATCAGGCGCTTGATGTTCATCGAGACTTCGCGGCGCAGGTCGCCCTCGACGAGATAGTCGCGGTCGATCGTCTCGCGGATCTGGAGAACCTCGGCGTCGGTGAGCTGGTTGACGCGACGCTCGGCGACGATGCCGACCTTGTCGCAGATCTCCTGGGCCTTGGCCGCGCCAATGCCATGGATGTACTGCAGGCCGATGACGACGCGCTTGTTGGTCGGAATGTTGACGCCGGCAATACGTGCCATGACGATCTCTCCATGTCGGCCGGCAGACGCCCGGTGGCGCGCCAGCGGTTTAAAGATGCCTCGCGCCGGTGGAGGCCGGCCTCTGCGAAGCGTTGAACCCGTTCCATGCGGGAATGCGACGTCGCCCCTTCTCTCGAAGGTAACGGCATCGCTGTCATGAAACCGGAAGTCGGGTCGTTAGTCGCTCGGCCGCGCCGAGTCAACCCCGCGTTCGCCCACAATGGCGAGCATGATCAGGTTCCGCGGAGAGAACCACGGCGCCGCAGCACCAGCATGCCGAAGAGCGCGCCGGTGATGTACATCGAGATTGAGTAGAGCGCCGCCGGCAAGCCGATCGCGACGCTGCCAAGCACCGACAGGGCGATGTACATCGCGAGGGTCGCGTTGTGAATGCCGATCTCGTAGCCGATCGCGATTGCGATCGAGCGGTCGAGTCCGACTGCCCGCGCCAGAAAAAAGCCCGAGGCCAAACTGACCAGGTTGAACAGAGCCACAGCCGGCCCGAGCGATGCCAGGCTCGCGATCAGCAAATGGCGTTCCTGCACAATGGCGACAAGCACGAACGCCGCCAGAACCGCGATGCTGAAGAGCTTGAACGGCCTCTCCGCCCGCGCAGCGAAATCCGCCCGGCGCGCCGCCACCAGCATGCCGATGCCCGCCGGGATCAGCACGACCGCGACGACCTGCAGCACCTTGCCGAATTGCAGCGGGACCACGGGCAAGGCGCCCGGCCCTGCCGGAGCGAACTGGCCTATCGCGAGATTGGCCACCAAAGGCATGCTGATGATCGACAAAACGGTCGTGATGGCGGTCAGCGAGATGTTCATCGCGACATTGCCGCCAAACAGATGGCTGAACAGGTTCGCCGACACACCGCCGGGCGAGGCGGCGAGGATCAGCAGCCCAATGGCATAAGCCGGAGACAGGCCAAACAGAACGACGATCCCGAAGCAGACAGCTGGCAGCACGACCAGTTGGAGCAAAAGCGCCAGTGCCAGCGCGGCGGGCTGTCCGAGCACGCGCGTGAAATCGTCGATGCGTAACGACAGTCCGAGACCCAGCATGACCAGCGCGAGCGCGATCAGCAGCATCGTCGGCAGAACATCCAGAAAGGTCACCGCGATCGCACTCCCCGCCGCCGCACTGGGCCTGACGCGGGGGCCGGCTGCCTGGCGAATCGCCCAGAAGCGCCGCCCGTCCCTCGTTCCGTATGGCACCACAAAACGGGAAGAGGTTCAAAGCACCTTCCGGTGACGACGGCTACCTGCAACTGCAGAAGTCAGCGGGCCTCGTCACCCGCCCCGCTGCACCCAGGCAACCACGCACGCCGATCGGCTCTTGCGAGACGACACATCCGACCAATCACCGTCGGCATGCTGCGATGGCGATCAGCCCGCCAGCGCCTTCTCGATCGCGGCCGTGACGTCATCGACAGACTGCATGCCGTCGATCTCGATCACCTGGCCGCGCGCGGCGTAATAGGGCGAGACCACCGCCGTGTCGCGGTTATAGGCCTCGAGCCGGGTCTTGAAGACCTCCGGATCGTCGTCCTTGCGGACGGGCTGCCCCGCCGCCTTCGCCTCTTCGGCGCGCTTGACGATGCGGTCAACGAGCTTGCTCTGGTCGACCTTGAGCTCCAGCACCGTGTCGAGTTCCAGATGCTTGGACGCGAGCATGACGTCGAGCGCCTCGGCCTGCGCCAGCGTGCGTGGAAAGCCGTCGAGGATGAAGCCCTTCTTGCAATCGGGCTCCTCGATCCGGTCTGCGACGATGCCGATGACGATCTCGTCCGAGACGAGGCCCCCGGCGTCCATCACCGCCTTCGCCTTGACCCCGACCGGCGTCTGGGCGGCGACAGCCGCGCGCAGCATGTCGCCCGTCGAGAGCTGTGGAATACCGTGCTTCGCGACGATGCGCGCAGCCTGAGTGCCCTTCCCCGCCCCCGGCGGCCCCAGGAAGATCAGTCGCATCAGCGTTTCGCTCCTCGCAGCTTGGCCTTCTTGACCAGCCCCTCATATTGATGGGCCAGCAGGTGCCCGTGAACTTGCGCCACGGTATCCATCGTCGTCGTCACCACGATGAGCAGCGAGGTGCCGCCCAGCAGGATGATCGGTATCTGGGCATAGGTGATCATGAACTCGGGGATAAGGCAGACGATAGTCAAATAGCCGGCGCCCAGCACGGTGATGCGCGTCAGCACGCGGTCGATATGCTCGGCCGTGCGCTCGCCCGGCCGGATGCCAGGCATGAAGCCGCCATGCTTCTTGAGGTTGTCGGCCGTCTCGACCGGGTTGAACACGATCGCGGTGTAGAAGAAGCAGAAGAAGATGATCAGCGCCGCGTAGAGGATCATGAACAGCGGCCGGCCATGGGCGAGATAGGTCGCCATCGTCGCCATGAAGCCGGTCCCGCCGGCCGCCTGCGAGAAGCTGGCGATCGTCGTCGGCAGCAGCAGCAGCGAGGAGGCGAAGATCGGCGGAATAACGCCGGCGGTGTTCAGCTTGAGCGGCAGGAACGAGGTCTGGCCCTCATACATCCGGTTGCCGACCTGGCGCTTGGGATAGTTGATCAGCAGGCGGCGCTGGGCGCGCTCCATGAACACGCAGAAGGCGATGACGCAGATCGCCATCAGCAGGATCAGCAGCAGCAGGCCCGTCGAGATCGCGCCCTGGCGGCCGAGCTCCAGCGTCTGCGCGAGCTGCGAGGGGAACTCCGCAATGATGCCCGCGAAGATGATCATCGAGGTGCCGTTGCCGATGCCACGGCTGGTGATCTGCTCACCCAGCCAGAGCAGGAACATCGTGCCGCCGACGAGCGTGATCGTGGTCGAGAGCAGGAAGAAAGGCCCCGGCTCCAGCACGAGATTGCCCGAGCCCTGCAGGCCGACGCCGATGCCATAGGCCTGGAACACGGCCAGCACGAGGGTGAGGTAACGCGTATACTGGTTCAGGATCTTGCGACCCTGCTCGCCCTCTTTCTTCAGCGCCTCGAAGGTCGGGACGACGCTGGAGAGCAGCTGGATGATGATCGAGGCCGAGATGTACGGCATGATCGCCAGCGCGAAGATCGCGAGACGGCCGACCGCGCCGCCCGAAAACATGTTGAACAGGCCGAGCACGCCGGTCTGGGTCTGCTTGAACAGATCCGCGACCGCGTCGGGGTTCATCCCCGGCAGCGGGATATAGGTACCCAGCCGATAGATGATCAGCGCACCGAGCGTGAACCAGATCCGCTTCTTCAGCTCGTCCGCCTTGGCGAACGCCCCGAAGTTCAGGTTTGAAGCCAGCTGTTCAGCTGCCGATGCCATGCGTTCGGTCCTTGGTCTTCAGATCCATGGGCACGATGGACTGCGCCCGGTCAAACAGTCGAACGGCGGCCAGGGCTTCTGGCCCGGCCGCCGTTCGCGAGTCGTCATGTAAGCGCTCGGCTCACGCCTGTGAAGCGGCAGCCAGGATCTTGACCGAACCGCCGGCCTTCTCGATCGCAGCGACGGCCGACTTCGACGCGCCGGCGACCTCGAAGGCGAGCTTCGCCTTCAGTTCGCCCACGCCGAGGATCTTCACGCCGTCCTTGGCCTGATGCGTGATCACGCCCGCGGCGACCAGCGCCTCGATGGTGATCGCGCCGTTGGCGTCGAGCTTGCCGGCTTCCAGCGCCTGCTGGACGCGGCCGAGATTGACCTCGTTCAGCTCCTTGGCGAACAGGTTGTTGAAGCCGCGCTTGGGCAGGCGACGGTAGAGCGGCATCTGGCCGCCCTCGAAGCCCTTCACGGCGACGCCGGCGCGGGCCTTCTGACCCTTCACGCCACGACCACCGGTCTTGCCCTTGCCCGAGCCGATGCCACGGCCGACGCGGATGCGCGACTTGTGCGCGCCTTCGTTGTCACGGATCTCGTTGAGTTTCATCGAACGATCTCCCTCACTTCGCATCGACGACGCGCACGAGGTGCCTGACCTTGTCGATCATGCCCCGCACGGCCGGCGTGTCGACCAGGGTCGACTGACGGCGGATCTTGTTGAGGCCGAGACCGATCAGGGTCTGGCGCTGCGACGCCTCGCGGCGGATCGGGCTACCGATCTGCTCGACGACGACGGTCTTGGTGTCGGACTTTGCCATGGTCGCCCCCTCACGCTTCAGCGGCGGCATCGGCACCCGCATCGCGACGACGCGTCTGCAGGGCGGAGACCTTGAGGTTGCGACGCGCGGCGACGCCACGCGGGCTGTCCTCGTTCTTCAGCGCGTCGAAGGTCGCGCGGACGAGGTTGTACGGGTTCGAGGAGCCGAGCGACTTCGACACCACGTCCTGCATGCCGACCGCCTCGAAGACGGCGCGCATCGGACCGCCGGCGATGATGCCGGTACCGGCCGGGGCAGCACGCAGCACGACCTTGCCGGCGCCGTGACGGCCCTGGACGTCGTGATGAAGGGTGCGACCCTCGCGCAGCGGGATGCGGACCAGGCCGCGCTTGGCGGCTTCCGTCGCCTTGCGGATGGCTTCCGGCACTTCGCGGGCCTTGCCGTGGCCGAAGCCGACGCGGCCCTTCTGGTCACCGACGACGACGAGCGCGGCGAAGCCGAAGCGACGCCCGCCCTTCACCACCTTGGCGACGCGGTTGATATGGACCAGCCGGTCCACGAATTCCGAATCGCGCTCTTCGCGATCGCGGTCACGAGGCTCTCTCGCCATTGTCTTTCCTCTTACTTGCGCGGTGACGGAACAGGCCGCACCGCTCGCTCGAGCGTCCCGTGTGGGACGACGTTTCCCAGAATGCCCGATCCCGGCCCCCTGCCCGGCGCCGTGAGGCGCCACTGCAGAACGGCCGGGACCGACGATATCAGAAGTTCAGGCCGCCCTCGCGGGCCGCCTCGGCCAGCGCCTTGACGCGGCCATGATACATGTAGGAGCCGCGGTCGAAGACCACGTCCTTCACGCCGGCCTTGACGGCACGCTCGGCGATCAGCTTGCCGATCGTGGCGGCGGCCTCGACATTCGCGCCCGACTTGAGGTCGCTGCGGATGTCCTTGTCCAGGCTCGAGGCAGAAGCGAGGGTGACCCCCTTCGCGTCGTCGATGACCTGGGCATAGATCTGCTTGCCGGTGCGATGCACCGACAGGCGGGCGCGGCCATTGGCGACGGCCTTGATCGCGCGGCGGACGCGGGCCTTGCGGCGCGCAGTGTTCTCTGTCTGCTTGCTCATGGCCCTTACTTCTTCTTCCCTTCCTTGCGGAAGATGAATTCGCCGGCGTACTTCACGCCCTTGCCCTTATAGGGCTCGGGGCCGCGATAATCGCGGATCTCGGCGGCGGTCTGGCCGACGACCTGCTTGTCGATGCCGGTGATGACGATTTCGGTCGGCTTCGGCGTGACGATCGCGACCCCTTCCGGGATCGGATAGTCGATGTCGTGGCTGTAGCCGAGCGACAGCTTGAGCACCTTGCCGGTGACGGCGGCCTTGTAGCCGACGCCGTTGATCTCGAGCTTCTTCTCGAAGCCCGCGGTCGTGCCCGTCACGAGATTGGCGATGCGGGCGCGCGAGGTGCCCCAGAGCGAGCGCGCGCGCTTGCTCTGCGAACGCGGCTGAACCGCGATCGCGCCGTTCTCCATGGCGACCGAAACGTCGTCGGGAACCGTGAAGGAGAGTTCCCCCTTCACGCCCTTGATCTTGACGAGCTGGCCGGCGACGTTGGCGGTGACGCCAGCGGGAACCGGAACAGGCTTCTTACCGATACGAGACATTGGATTTCTCCTGAAAACGAGCGGCGCGAAAGGTCAGAAGACCTTGCAAAGCACTTCGCCGCCCACGTTCTGCTCGCGGGCAAGATGATCGGGCATCACACCCTTCGGGGTCGAGATGATGGTCACGCCAAGGCCGTCGGCCACGCGGGGCATCGTCTCCACCGAAGAATAGACGCGGCGGCCGGGCTTCGACACACGCGAGATCGACCGGATAACCGGCTGCCCCTCGTGGTACTTCAGCTCGATGTCGAATTCGGTCCGGCCGTTGCCGAACTCGGTCTGGGTGTAGCCGCGGATGTAGCCCTCGGCCTGAAGCACGTCGAGCACGCGGGCCCGCAGCTTCGAGCCCGGCGTCGAAACGCGGGACTTGCGCCGCATCTGCGCATTGCGGATGCGGGTCAGCATATCGCCGAGCGGATCAATGATCGCCATGATGCGTCCTCCTCACCAGCTCGACTTGACGAGGCCGGGAACCAGCCCCTTGTTGCCGAGCTCGCGCAGCGCAACGCGCGACATCTTCAGCTTGCGGTAGAAGGCGCGCGGACGGCCCGTCACCTCGCAGCGGTTGCGCACCCGGTTCGGAGCCGAGTTGCGCGGCAGTTCGGCCAGCTTCAGGCGAGCGAGGAAACGCTCGTCCATGGACTGGCCTTCGTCGTTGGCGATCTCAAGCAACCGGGCGCGGCGGCCGGCGAACTTCTTCACCAGCGCCTTGCGGCGGTTGTTGTTCTCGACGGAGCTCTTCTTAGCCATCGATCTCTCCTGGTTTCCGCGTATGAACGCTTGAGTTCACTGCCGGAACGGGAAGTTGAAGTGCTTGAGCAGAGCGCGTGCCTCGTCGTCCGACTTCGCAGTCGTGCAGACGATCACGTCCATGCCCCAGACCTGGTCGACCTTGTCGTAATTGATCTCGGGGAACACGATGTGCTCCTTGATCCCGAGCGCGAAATTGCCGCGCCCGTCGAACGACTTCGGGTTCAGACCGCGGAAGTCACGCACGCGCGGGAGGGCGATGGTGACGAGCCGGTCAACGAACTCGAACATCTTGGTCTTGCGCAGCGTGACCTTGCAGCCCACCGCCATGTTCTCACGCAGCTTGAAGCCGGCGATCGCGAGGCGGGACTTGGTGATGACCGGCTTCTGGCCGGCGATCAGGGCGAGGTCGCCGGCGGCGTTGTCGACCTTCTTGCGGTCGGCAGTCGCTTCGCCCACGCCCATGTTGATGACGACCTTCTCGATGGTCGGCACTTCCATGGCGTTCTTGTAGCCG
Proteins encoded in this region:
- a CDS encoding bile acid:sodium symporter family protein, yielding MTFLDVLPTMLLIALALVMLGLGLSLRIDDFTRVLGQPAALALALLLQLVVLPAVCFGIVVLFGLSPAYAIGLLILAASPGGVSANLFSHLFGGNVAMNISLTAITTVLSIISMPLVANLAIGQFAPAGPGALPVVPLQFGKVLQVVAVVLIPAGIGMLVAARRADFAARAERPFKLFSIAVLAAFVLVAIVQERHLLIASLASLGPAVALFNLVSLASGFFLARAVGLDRSIAIAIGYEIGIHNATLAMYIALSVLGSVAIGLPAALYSISMYITGALFGMLVLRRRGSLRGT
- a CDS encoding adenylate kinase, translated to MRLIFLGPPGAGKGTQAARIVAKHGIPQLSTGDMLRAAVAAQTPVGVKAKAVMDAGGLVSDEIVIGIVADRIEEPDCKKGFILDGFPRTLAQAEALDVMLASKHLELDTVLELKVDQSKLVDRIVKRAEEAKAAGQPVRKDDDPEVFKTRLEAYNRDTAVVSPYYAARGQVIEIDGMQSVDDVTAAIEKALAG
- the secY gene encoding preprotein translocase subunit SecY; translated protein: MASAAEQLASNLNFGAFAKADELKKRIWFTLGALIIYRLGTYIPLPGMNPDAVADLFKQTQTGVLGLFNMFSGGAVGRLAIFALAIMPYISASIIIQLLSSVVPTFEALKKEGEQGRKILNQYTRYLTLVLAVFQAYGIGVGLQGSGNLVLEPGPFFLLSTTITLVGGTMFLLWLGEQITSRGIGNGTSMIIFAGIIAEFPSQLAQTLELGRQGAISTGLLLLILLMAICVIAFCVFMERAQRRLLINYPKRQVGNRMYEGQTSFLPLKLNTAGVIPPIFASSLLLLPTTIASFSQAAGGTGFMATMATYLAHGRPLFMILYAALIIFFCFFYTAIVFNPVETADNLKKHGGFMPGIRPGERTAEHIDRVLTRITVLGAGYLTIVCLIPEFMITYAQIPIILLGGTSLLIVVTTTMDTVAQVHGHLLAHQYEGLVKKAKLRGAKR
- the rplO gene encoding 50S ribosomal protein L15, with product MKLNEIRDNEGAHKSRIRVGRGIGSGKGKTGGRGVKGQKARAGVAVKGFEGGQMPLYRRLPKRGFNNLFAKELNEVNLGRVQQALEAGKLDANGAITIEALVAAGVITHQAKDGVKILGVGELKAKLAFEVAGASKSAVAAIEKAGGSVKILAAASQA
- the rpmD gene encoding 50S ribosomal protein L30; the protein is MAKSDTKTVVVEQIGSPIRREASQRQTLIGLGLNKIRRQSTLVDTPAVRGMIDKVRHLVRVVDAK
- the rpsE gene encoding 30S ribosomal protein S5, producing the protein MAREPRDRDREERDSEFVDRLVHINRVAKVVKGGRRFGFAALVVVGDQKGRVGFGHGKAREVPEAIRKATEAAKRGLVRIPLREGRTLHHDVQGRHGAGKVVLRAAPAGTGIIAGGPMRAVFEAVGMQDVVSKSLGSSNPYNLVRATFDALKNEDSPRGVAARRNLKVSALQTRRRDAGADAAAEA
- the rplR gene encoding 50S ribosomal protein L18 gives rise to the protein MSKQTENTARRKARVRRAIKAVANGRARLSVHRTGKQIYAQVIDDAKGVTLASASSLDKDIRSDLKSGANVEAAATIGKLIAERAVKAGVKDVVFDRGSYMYHGRVKALAEAAREGGLNF
- the rplF gene encoding 50S ribosomal protein L6, whose amino-acid sequence is MSRIGKKPVPVPAGVTANVAGQLVKIKGVKGELSFTVPDDVSVAMENGAIAVQPRSQSKRARSLWGTSRARIANLVTGTTAGFEKKLEINGVGYKAAVTGKVLKLSLGYSHDIDYPIPEGVAIVTPKPTEIVITGIDKQVVGQTAAEIRDYRGPEPYKGKGVKYAGEFIFRKEGKKK
- the rpsH gene encoding 30S ribosomal protein S8, which encodes MAIIDPLGDMLTRIRNAQMRRKSRVSTPGSKLRARVLDVLQAEGYIRGYTQTEFGNGRTEFDIELKYHEGQPVIRSISRVSKPGRRVYSSVETMPRVADGLGVTIISTPKGVMPDHLAREQNVGGEVLCKVF
- the rpsN gene encoding 30S ribosomal protein S14 — translated: MAKKSSVENNNRRKALVKKFAGRRARLLEIANDEGQSMDERFLARLKLAELPRNSAPNRVRNRCEVTGRPRAFYRKLKMSRVALRELGNKGLVPGLVKSSW